The genomic stretch GCACCGTCGGCAAGTCCGAGGAGGAACTCACCCAGGCGGGCGTGCCCTACGAGATCGGCAAGGCGCAGTACCGCGAGATCGCGCGCGGCCAGATCATCGGCGACGAACAGGGCACCCTGAAGCTGATCTTCCACCTCGAGACCCGCGCGCTGCTCGGCGTGCACATCATCGGCAGCGGCGCGAGCGAACTCATCCACATCGGGCAGGCGGTCATGTCCTTTGGCGGCACCGTCGACTACTTCGTCAATACCGTCTTCAACTACCCCACCCTGGCCGAGTGCTACAAGACCGCCGCCTTCGACGGCATCAACCGCCTGGGCAGCGTACCCGTGCTGGAACCGAAGCTGGAGCCCGCGCCGGACGTGGGCAGCGTGGTGCCGGCGGACTGACCGCCGTGTTCCGTTCCGCCCCGGGGCCGGGAGCACGTCCCAGGGCTTCCACGTCCAACCGCCGCCCTGTCAGGGGCTCGCCCTGCTCGATCCAGAGGTCATGAGGGTATTGCTCACGGCCTCTGAATGCTGCTGTGAGCGGGCTGGATCGGGCGTATGGTGCAGTCGCCCCACCATCCAGTTCCCCGGAGGTTCCACCCATGATCATCTCCCACGGCACCCTGTCCACGCCCCCCGAGCACGCCGAGGGGGCCCGAACCCTGCTGCGGCAGGTCGCGCAGGCCAGTCGCCAGGACGCGGGCTGCACGCTGTACGTCGTCTCCGAGGATCTGGAGCAGCCCGGCCACTTCGTGATCACCGAGCACTGGGATTCCATGGCCGACATGCAGGCGCACCTCGCGCTGCCGGGCGTGGGCGAGGCGGTCGCGGCGGCGCACGCGATGGGCGCGACCGATCTGACCATCACGGCGTACGAGGGCGGCGCACAGACCCGGATCATGTAGAGGTGCCACATGGAGACGCCCTCCCCATCGCGCGGGAGGGCGTCGTCTGTGTGTGCCTCAGTCGCCGGCCTGGACACCCCGGATCGAGAACGCCTGGGGCGCGCGGCGGATGTGGGTCAGACGGGCGCGCGGCTGGGCCCTCGCGGCGCGGCCCCGCTCGAAGAGGTAGAACGCGGCGGGCACGACGTAGAAGGTCATCAGGGCGCTCACGCTGATGCCGCCCACGATGACGATCGAGAGGCTGCGGCCGAACTCGCTGCCGCTGCCGGAGTTCAGCAGCAGGGGAATGCTGATCACGAGCACCGTGAGGGTCGTCATGACGATGGGCCGGAAGCGCAGGCGCGACGCCTCGATCAGCGCGTCCCTCAGGGGAAGGGTCTGCATCTGCTCGACCACGAACTCCAGGTACAGGATGGCGTTCTTGGCGGACAGGCCGATCAGCAGCAGGAAGCCCAGGACGCCGAAGATGTCGAGGGTGCTGCCGGTGAGGAACATCGTCCAGTACGCGCCGGCCACCGCGAAGGGCACCGGGAGCAGCAGGTACAGCGGGTAGCGGAACGAGTTGAACTGCGCGCCCATCACGAGGTACACGAGCAGCATGGACAGCCCGAAGGCCTGCAGGCCGATGGAGCCGAGCTGCGCGCCGAGCGCGAAGGCGCTGTTGCGGTCGGCCCTCCCGACCGTGACGAGGTTGTCGATCACGCCCGCCTGCGTGAGCACCGACGTGTAACGCTCCTGCTGCTGCGTGCTGCTCAGCGTGCTGGAGGGATCGGGCTCGACGGTCAGGGTGAGCGAGTACAGGCGGTTGGTGCGCTGAAGGCTGGTGGGGGCGCTCGCCTGCACGATGCTGCCGAGCTGCCCGACCGGCACGGACGTGCCCAGCGTGCCCGAGTACACCGGCAGCGAGAGCAGCGACTGGTCGTCGCGCAGCACGGTCGGGTCGAGTTCCACCGAGATGGGGTACGTGACGCCGCCGAGTTCCACGGTGCCGCCGCTGCTGCCGCTGCCGTAGGTGCCGAGCGCCCCGGCGACGGTGCTGGCGCTCAGGCCGGCGTTGGCGAGCAGGGCGGCGTTCGGCACGAACTGGTTTTCCAGGGTGGTGTTGTCCAGGCTGCTGCTGGCGCTCAGGACGCCGCTGTCGGCCTCCAGGGCGGCGACGGCCGTGGCGGCGCGGGTCTTGAGGAGGTCGAAGTTGCTGGCGACCAGCGTGACGGTCTGGCTGTTGCCCTGCCCGCGGAAGCCGCCGCCGCTGAACAGGTTGGCGCGCACGTCCGGCTGGTCGGCGAACAGGGTGCGCAGCGCCTGCTGGTACGTGGCGGTCAGGGCGGCGGTGGAGGGCCGCTCGTGCTTGTCCTTCAGGGTGATGTTCAGGTTGGTGCTGTTCGTGGAGACGTTCGCCTGCACGCTCTGCACAGCCGGCTGCGCCAGGAAGTACGACTCCAGGCGGCTGCTCAGCTCGTTGCGCTTGGCCAGTGACAGCCCGCTGGGGAGCCGCAGCCCGGCGCGCAGGGTGCCCGAATCGGTCGCGGGCGTGAATGTGAAGGTCAGGCGCGGCACGACCAGCCACACGGTCAGGGCCAGGAAGGCCGCGGCCACCACCAGCACCCCCACGCTGGCGTGCAGCGCGCCGTCCAGGCTGCGGGCGTAGGCGTCCCGCACGGCGGACACGCCGCGGTCGGTCACGCCGTGCAGGGTCGTGGTCAGCGCCTCGGCCACCGCGAGGAGCACGCCCCACACGTACCGCCCGGCCATCAGGGCGACGGGGAGCAGCACCAGGGCGAGCAGCCACGCGCGCCCCGGCCCCTGCGTCCAGATCAGCGCGCCCGCGGCCACGGCCAGCGCCCAGAACCACCACGTGCGCGGGGCGGTCAGGCCGAAGCGCACGGCCGCGGGCCCGCGGGCCAGCACGCGCGGCACGTCGCGCCACCCCAGCGGCGCGGCGTCCGGCGTGTACGCCATGCGCACCGTCAGGAACAGCAGCGCCTCCAGCCACGACATCAGCACCGCCGCCGCGAGGCCCAGCGCGAACTGCCGCACGTACTCGCCGACGATGCCGCCCATGAAGCTCACGGGGATCAGCACGGCCAGCAGCGACAGCGAGGCCGCCGCGACCGCGCTGAACACCTCCGACGCGCCCTTCAGGACGGCCTGCACGCGCCCCAGGCCCAGGGCCCGGTAGCGCTCGACGTTCTCCGCGACCACGATCGAGTCGTCCACGACGATGCCGATGGCGACGATCAGGGCGAGCAGCGACACCTGGTTGAAGGTGAAGCCCAGCAGGCCGTACAGGATGGGCGCGGCGGCCAGCGAGATGGGAATCGCGGCGATCACCGTGAACGCCGTGTTCAGGCGGCCCAGGAACAGCAGCGCGACCACCGCGACGACCAGCGCCGTGATCCACAGCTCGTGCGTGGTCGATTCGATGCTGGCGCGGATCGGGCCGGTCGTGTCGTTGCTGAACGTGACCGCGTACCCGGCGGGGAGCGTCGTGCCGGAGATCAGGGCCTTCACGCCGTCCACGACGGCGACCGCGTTGCTGCCGGAACTCTGCTGGATGGACACCAGCACGACCGGCAGGCCGTTCACGCGCGTCACGCTGCTCGCCGTGCTGCTGTCGCGCACCGTCGCCACGTCCGACACCCGCACGCCCCGGCCCGCGTCGAGCAGGACGTTCCCGATGTCCGTCACGCTGGTCAGCCGCGCGTTCGTGGTGTACGTCGTCGAGTTCCCGTCGCGCGTGATCGTCCCGATGGACGAACTGACGTTGCTGCCCGAGATCGCGCCCGACACCGACTGCGGCGTCAGGCCGTACGCGCTCAGGCGGTCGGGGTTCAGCTGCACCTCGATCCGCCGCTGCGACCCGCCGCTGAGGGTCACGTCGGCCACGCCGTCCACGCGCTGGAGTGTCGGCACGAGCTGCGTCTCGACGTAGTCGTACACGTCCGCGAGGCTGGCCGTGCCGCCGGACACGCCGAACTCCAGGATGGCCGAGGCGTTCGGGTTGAAGGTGCGCACCGACGGCGACCCCGCCCCGCTCGGGAGCTGCCGGGACGCGCCGGACACCAGCGACGCCACCTGGTTCGCGGCGGCGTTCTGGTCGGTGCCGTCCGCGAGCTGCAGGGTGACGCGGCTGGAGCCCGTGTTGCTGGAACTGCTGATGGTCGTGACGTCCGGCACCTGCGCGAGCGCGCTCTCGATCACCTGCGTGACCGAGTCGTCCACCGTGACCGGGCTCGCCCCGGAGTACGACGTGCTGACCGTCACGACGGGAATGGTGGTGCTGGGCAGCAGATCCACGCCCAGCGAGCGCGTGGAGATGAACCCGAACACGACCACCCCGATGAAGATGCCGATGGACAGCACGTAGCGCGTGACCGAGAAGCCCACGACCGGGTTCACGCCGGAGAACATGCCCTTCCCCACCTTGCGGATCACGGCTGGCCCCCGGGAGGCGGGCCGCCCGCCGGGCTGGTGCTGCCTCTGGCCGCCGCGTCACCCGTACTTACGCCCCCGCCGTCCAGCAGACCCGTGGGCGGCTGCGTGACCACCTGCGCGCCCGACGGGATGCCGCTCACGGCGGACTGCGTGCCCGCCTGCCCGAGCACCGTCACCCTGTTCAGCGTGGCGGTGCCGCCCGAGACCGTGAACACGTATGTCTGATCACCGTCGGCCTGCAGGGCCGTGCTGGGGATCACGACGCCGGTCGCGACCTTCGCCGTGTACACCACCGAGCCGACCGCGCCGAGCGCCGGCAGCGTGTCGCCGGTGAAGCGCGCGACCAGCAGCACGCTGCCGTTCGTGGGCGCGCCCGGATTCTGCGCGACTTTCAGGGGGTACTTCACGGCCCCGCTCGTGAAGCTCAGGACGGTGCCGGGCGTCAGGGTGGTCGCCTCGGTCGCGGGGACGTTCACGTTCACCTGCCGCTCGCGGCTCACCAGCGTGAAGGCCTCGCCGTTCGCGGTGACGTACTCGCCCGGCGCGACGTTCAGCGCCGTGACCTGCCCCGCGAACGGCGCGGTCACGCGCGCCGCGGCCGCCGCCGCCTGCGCCTGCGTCAGCGCGAGCTGCGCCCTCTGCACGCTCAGCTCCGCCTCCGTCACGCCCTGCGCGCCGGAACGCTCGTTCTCCGCGAGGTTCGCGCGGGCGGTCGTGAGGGTCGTCTGGGCCGACGCCACCGCCGCCTGCTGCGCCGCG from Deinococcus sp. AB2017081 encodes the following:
- a CDS encoding putative quinol monooxygenase, yielding MIISHGTLSTPPEHAEGARTLLRQVAQASRQDAGCTLYVVSEDLEQPGHFVITEHWDSMADMQAHLALPGVGEAVAAAHAMGATDLTITAYEGGAQTRIM
- a CDS encoding efflux RND transporter permease subunit, with the translated sequence MIRKVGKGMFSGVNPVVGFSVTRYVLSIGIFIGVVVFGFISTRSLGVDLLPSTTIPVVTVSTSYSGASPVTVDDSVTQVIESALAQVPDVTTISSSSNTGSSRVTLQLADGTDQNAAANQVASLVSGASRQLPSGAGSPSVRTFNPNASAILEFGVSGGTASLADVYDYVETQLVPTLQRVDGVADVTLSGGSQRRIEVQLNPDRLSAYGLTPQSVSGAISGSNVSSSIGTITRDGNSTTYTTNARLTSVTDIGNVLLDAGRGVRVSDVATVRDSSTASSVTRVNGLPVVLVSIQQSSGSNAVAVVDGVKALISGTTLPAGYAVTFSNDTTGPIRASIESTTHELWITALVVAVVALLFLGRLNTAFTVIAAIPISLAAAPILYGLLGFTFNQVSLLALIVAIGIVVDDSIVVAENVERYRALGLGRVQAVLKGASEVFSAVAAASLSLLAVLIPVSFMGGIVGEYVRQFALGLAAAVLMSWLEALLFLTVRMAYTPDAAPLGWRDVPRVLARGPAAVRFGLTAPRTWWFWALAVAAGALIWTQGPGRAWLLALVLLPVALMAGRYVWGVLLAVAEALTTTLHGVTDRGVSAVRDAYARSLDGALHASVGVLVVAAAFLALTVWLVVPRLTFTFTPATDSGTLRAGLRLPSGLSLAKRNELSSRLESYFLAQPAVQSVQANVSTNSTNLNITLKDKHERPSTAALTATYQQALRTLFADQPDVRANLFSGGGFRGQGNSQTVTLVASNFDLLKTRAATAVAALEADSGVLSASSSLDNTTLENQFVPNAALLANAGLSASTVAGALGTYGSGSSGGTVELGGVTYPISVELDPTVLRDDQSLLSLPVYSGTLGTSVPVGQLGSIVQASAPTSLQRTNRLYSLTLTVEPDPSSTLSSTQQQERYTSVLTQAGVIDNLVTVGRADRNSAFALGAQLGSIGLQAFGLSMLLVYLVMGAQFNSFRYPLYLLLPVPFAVAGAYWTMFLTGSTLDIFGVLGFLLLIGLSAKNAILYLEFVVEQMQTLPLRDALIEASRLRFRPIVMTTLTVLVISIPLLLNSGSGSEFGRSLSIVIVGGISVSALMTFYVVPAAFYLFERGRAARAQPRARLTHIRRAPQAFSIRGVQAGD